From Chromohalobacter canadensis, one genomic window encodes:
- a CDS encoding HigA family addiction module antitoxin, giving the protein MKRMHNPAHPGAVLREYIGDLSITEAAKRLGVTRATLSRILNGSAGISADMALRLEQALGTSAEMWLEMQLKYELWQASQLPRAQVTPLHATG; this is encoded by the coding sequence ATGAAGCGTATGCATAATCCTGCGCACCCTGGCGCCGTCTTGCGCGAGTACATTGGCGATCTCTCTATTACCGAGGCCGCCAAGCGACTGGGTGTAACGCGCGCTACGCTATCTCGGATTCTCAATGGCAGCGCCGGCATCTCGGCGGATATGGCGTTACGCCTCGAGCAAGCCCTGGGTACCAGCGCAGAGATGTGGCTGGAGATGCAGCTCAAGTATGAACTGTGGCAAGCATCGCAGCTGCCTCGCGCCCAGGTGACACCACTGCACGCGACGGGGTGA
- a CDS encoding type II toxin-antitoxin system RelE/ParE family toxin, which yields MIKSFRHKGLRKFFETGSTAGIQAKHATKLQIQLTALDSATGPDDMNAPGWRLHPLSRSLKGHWAIIVNGNWRLTFTFEGEDAILVDYQDYH from the coding sequence ATGATCAAGAGCTTCCGACACAAAGGTCTGCGCAAGTTCTTTGAAACCGGCTCCACTGCTGGCATTCAGGCAAAGCACGCAACCAAGCTGCAAATACAGCTAACTGCGCTGGATAGCGCGACAGGCCCTGATGACATGAATGCGCCGGGTTGGAGGCTGCACCCCTTGTCCCGAAGCCTGAAAGGGCACTGGGCTATCATCGTCAACGGGAACTGGCGCCTCACCTTCACTTTCGAGGGTGAGGACGCCATTTTGGTTGATTATCAGGATTACCACTAG